In the genome of Streptomyces sp. P3, the window GATCCACAGCAGCAGGGCGATGGGCACGCCGAACGCGCCGTACATGCTCTTCGCGGCCACGCCCTGCATGTAACCGCTCAGCAGCAGCTTCAACAGCTCGAAGCCGACGGCGCCGATGAACGCGGCGACGACGAGCCGGCGGCGGCCCGGTTCGACGCCCGGCAGCAGGGTGAGGACGTAGAGCAGCAGCAGGAAGTCGGCGAGGACGGCGACGGCGAACGCGGCGGACCTCAGCAGGACACTGCCCCAGCCGGCCTGGTCGATGCCGAGTTCGTCCGTGACCCAGCCGACCAGCGCCGAGGCGACGGTGGAGATGGCGAGGGTGAGCAGGAGCGCTCCGCCGAGGCCGAGGAGGACTCCCGCGTCCTTCACCTTGGCGAGGACCGGGTTCTCGTCCTTGTCGGGCAGCTCCCACACCGCGCGCAGGCAGTCCCGCATCTGCCCGACCCAGCCGATGCCGGTGAGCAGCAGGACGGCGGCGGCGATGGATCCGACCGTGCCGGCGTTCTCGACCAGGCCGTTGACGTCGATCTGGTCGGAGATGCCGGGGACCTGGTCGACGATCTTGTCCTGGAGCTCCTGCTGGCGGGACTCGCCCAGAGTGGCGGCGGCGACGGCCGCGGCCACGGTGAGCAGCGGGAAGAGCGCCACGAAGCTCACGAACGTCATCGCGGCGGCGAGCCGCGTCCACTTCACGCGGTCCAGGCGCTCGTACGACCGCCACGCGTGCGTGGCCATGAGGCGCGCTACCGCCGGCCCGATGCCGGGCAGCTTTCTGAGCCAGTCCATGAGCCCACTCTGCCCTGCTCCCGGCGGATGACGCCGAGGAGCGGGACCCGAGTGCCCCGGCGGGGCGCGGAAGTCACCGGCGCACGCACCGGGCCGCTGTTCACGCCGACGGCACGGGAACTCCGGCGCTATCGAGCGACATCCCACTAATCACCCGTTTCGGGGATGATCGTCATGTTTCAGAACTAACCGCCCCAGCAGGGGCGATACCGTCGCCGACATGTCCGCCGAGACCGTCGCCGACACCGTTCCTCAGGAGCCCGTATGAAGGACGCCTTCGGCCTCCCCCAGTCCCTGCTCGTCCTCGGCGGCACGTCCGAGACCGCCCTGGCCACCGTGCGCCGGCTGATCGCGCGCCGCACCCGCACGGTGTGGCTGGCGGGGCGGCCGTCGCCGGCCCTGGAGTCGGCCGCCGCGAAGCTGCGGCTGCTGGGGGCGGACGTCCGCACCGTGCCCTTCGACGCGCTGGACCCGGAGTCCCACGAGAGCGCCCTCGGGAAGGTCTTCGCCGAGGGCGACGTGGATCTGGTACTCCTCGCCTTCGGCGTCCTCGGCGACCAGGCGAACGACGAGCGCGAGCCGGCGGCCGCGGTGCGGGTCGCGCAGACCAACTACACGGGGGCGGTGTCGGCCGGCCTGATCTGCGCGCTGGCCCTGCAGGAACAGGGACACGGGTCGCTGGTCGTGTTCTCCTCGGTCGCCGCCGAGCGGGCCCGCCGCTCGGACTTCATCTACGGCTCCAGCAAGGCCGGCCTCGACGTCTTCGCCCAGGGCCTCGGCGACGCCCTGCACGGCACCGGCGTCCACGTCATGGTCGTGCGTCCCGGGTTCGTGCGGACGAAGGGGACGGCCGGGCGGGCGGGAGCGCCGCTGTCGACCACGCCGGAGGCGGTCGCCGTGGCCGTCGAACTGGGACTGCGGCGCCGATCGGAGACGGTCTGGGCGCCAGCGTCGCTGCGCGCGGTCACGTCCGCCCTGCGCCACCTGCCGCGGGGGCTGTTCCGACGCCTGCCGCTCTGAACCAGCCGGGGGTTCAGCGCGCCGGCAGGGAGCCCCGGTCGACGTGGGCGGCCTGCGGGGGCACCACCGTGCCGCCGAAGGGGAACTCGCGGAGCTTGCGCCACACGCCGTCGGCGCCCTGTTCGGCGAGGGCGAAGCCGGTGCAGGGCCACTCGGCCTCGTAGCCGGCGAGTTCCTCGAAGGCCCGGTCCATCGCCGCCTCGTCGATGCCGTGCGCGACGGTGACATGCGGGTGGTAGGGGAACTGCAGCTCGCGCACGAGGGGCCCGGAGGCCTCCCGGATGCGCTGCTGGAGCCGGGCGCAGGTCTCCGCGCCCTGGACGACCCTCAAATAGACCACCGGTGACAGCGGCCGGAACGTCCCGGTGCCGGACAGCCGCATGGGGAAGGGCCGGCCGGCCGCCGCGACCTCGGTGAGGTGCGCCTCGACGGCCGGCAGCGCGCCGGCCTCGATCTCGGTCGGCGGCAGGAGCGTGACGTGGGTGGGGATGCCGTGAGCCGCGGCGTCGCCGAAGCCTGCGCGCCGCTCCTGGAGCAGGCTGCCGTGAGGCTCCGGGACCGCGATCGACACGCCGATCGTTACGGTCCCCACGTCTTCTCCTGTCGTCATGTCGTGATGGCGGGGTGTGGTGCCGGGTTCGTACTCAGTCGTACGGCTATCGACTGTACGGCCACGGCTGTGCTCTGGGCAGGCGCAGACGGAGTGATGTGCAGCGCTCTGCCGCGAGGAACATGTGTGCGGCGCGCCCCGAGTGCTTCGGAGCGCCTTCAGTGCTTCGCGGGCAGGAAGCCCATCCGCTCGTACGTCCGGGACAGCGTCTCGGCGGCGACGGCGCGCGCCTTCTCGGCGCCCTTGGCGAGGATCGAGTCGAGCGTCTCGGGGTCGTCCAGGTACTGCTGGGTGCGGTCCCGGAAGGGCGTGACGAAGTCGACGACGACGTCGGCGAGGTCCGTCTTGAGCGCGCCGTAGAGCTTGCCCTCGTAGCTGTGCTCCAGCTCGGGGACGCTGCGGCCGGTCAGCGTCGAGAGGATCGTGAGCAGGTTGCTGACGCCCGGCTTGTTCTCGGTGTCGTAGCGGATGACCGTGTCGGTGTCGGTGACCGCGCTGCGCACCTTCTTCGCGGTGGCCTTCGGCTCGTCGAGCAGGTTGATGAGGCCCTTCGGCGTGGACGCCGACTTGCTCATCTTGATCGACGGGTCCTGGAGGTCGTAGATCTTCGCGGTCTCGCGCAGGATGTACGGCTTCGGGATCGTGAACGTCTCGCCGTAGCGGCCGTTGAAGCGCTCGGCGAGGTCGCGGGTGAGCTCGATGTGCTGGCGCTGGTCCTCGCCCACCGGGACCTCGTGGGCCTGGTAGAGCAGGATGTCGGCGACCTGGAGGATCGGGTACGTGAAGAGGCCGACGCTCGCGCGGTCGGCGCCCTGCCGGGCGGACTTGTCCTTGAACTGCGTCATCCGGCTGGCCTCGCCGAAGCCGGTGAGGCAGTTCATGACCCAGGCGAGCTGCGCGTGCTCGGGGACGTGGCTCTGGACGAACAGGGTGCAGCGCTCGGGGTCGAGGCCGGCCGCGAGGAGCTGGGCGGCGGCCAGCCGCGTGTTCGCGCCGAGCTCCTTCGGGTCCTGCGGGACCGTGATCGCGTGCAGGTCGACGACCATGTAGAAGGCGTCGTGGGACTCCTGCAGGGCCACCCACTGGCGGACGGCGCCGAGGTAGTTGCCGAGGTGGAACGAGCCTGCGGTGGGCTGGATTCCGGAGAGCACGCGGGGTCGGTCTGAGGCCATGCCTCCTATTGTCTCAGAGCGCGGGGACCACCCGGAACGGGTCCCGGGCGGACCCTGGCGGAGCCCGAACGGGTCCCGGGCGGCCGCGCGGGCCGCCCGGGACGCCGCCGGTCAGCCGAGGTCGATCTCCGGGTACAGCGGGAAGCCCGCCACCAGGTCCGTCGCCCGGCGGGAGATCTCGTCCGCGATCTTCCCGTCCAGGACGTGGGAGGCCTTCGACGGCGCGCCCGACTTCGTGGTGCCGGGCTCGGCGGCGGTGAGGACGCGGTCGATCAGGGCCGCCACCTCGTCCATCTCCGCCGTGCCGAGGCCGCGGGTGGTCAGCGCGGGGGTGCCGATGCGGATGCCGGACGTGTACCAGGCGCCGTTCGGGTCGGCGGGGATGGCGTTGCGGTTGGTGACGATGCCCGAGTCGAGCAGCGCGGCCTCGGCCTGCCGGCCGGTGAGGCCGTAGGAGGAGGCGACGTCGATCAGGTTCAGGTGGTTGTCCGTGCCGCCGGTGACCAGGGTCGCGCCGCGCCGCGTCAGGCCCTCGGCCAGCGCGCGGGAGTTGTCCACGATGCGCCGCGCGTAGTCCTGGAAGGACGGCTGCCGGGCCTCGGCGAGGGCGACGGCCTTGGCGGCCATGACGTGCGGGAGCGGTCCGCCGAGGACCATCGGGCAGCCGCGGTCGACCTGGTCCTTGAGGGAGTCGTCGCACAGGACCATGCCGCCGCGCGGGCCGCGCAGCGACTTGTGGGTGGTCGTGGTGACGATCTGGGCGTGCGGGACCGGGTCGAAGTCGCCGGTCAGGACCTTGCCGGCGACCAGGCCCGCGAAGTGCGCCATGTCGACCATGAGGGTCGCGCCGACCTCGTCGGCGATCTCCCGCATGATCCGGAAGTTCACCAGCCGGGGGTACGCCGAGTAGCCGGCGACGATGATCATCGGCTTGAACTCACGGGCCGTCGTGCGCAGCGCGTCGTAGTCGATGAGGCCGGTCGCGGGGTCCGTGCCGTAGGAGCGCTGGTCGAACATCTTGCCGGAGATGTTAGGGCGGAAGCCGTGGGTGAGGTGGCCGCCGGCGTCCAGGGACATGCCGAGCATGCGCTGGTTGCCGAAGGCCTGGCGCAGCTCGGCCCAGTCGGCCTCGGAGAGGTCGTTGACCTGGCGGACGCCGGTCCTCTCCAGGAAGGGCGCCTCGACGCGGTCGGCGAGGACGGCCCAGAAGGCGACGAGGTTGGCGTCGATGCCGGAGTGCGGCTGGACGTATGCGTGGCGGGCCCCGAAGAGCTCGCGGGCGTGCTCGGCGGCGAGCGACTCGACGGTGTCCACGTTGCGGCAGCCGGCGTAGAAGCGGCGGCCGACGGTGCCCTCGGCGTACTTGTCGCTGAACCAGTTGCCCATCGCGAGGAGGGTGGCCGGGGAGGCGTAGTTCTCCGAGGCGATCAGTTTGAGCATCTCGCGCTGGTCGGCGAGCTCCTGGCCGATGGCGTCGGCGACGCGCGGCTCGACCGCGCGGACGACGTCGAGGGCGGCGCGGAACGCGGCCGACTCGGTGGACAGGGGTGCGGAATTCTCGGGCATCGGGACCTCCGGACGTGGCGTACGGCGAGTTCGGTTCGGCCCAGGCGCACGGCACTGTCACTGCTCACGGGCCGCTCCCCGATGGTCCGTCCCATCCCAGCGCGCCAGTCACGGCCCGCTCGCCAGCCTACCGGGTACGGGTCAGAGGATCACGTGCGGGACGAAGCGGGCGTATTCGTCCGTGATCAGGCCTGCCGACTCGCGGATGCCGAGGCCGGCCGGCTCCCCGTCCACGACCCACGCGCCGAGGACGACGTGGTTGCCGTCGAAGGCGGGGAGCGGGGCGAGCTGCTGGTAGCAGCAGGGCTCGTCGTCCCGGACGACGGGATCGGCGCCCTTCTCGTGGATCGTGACGCCGGCCCCCTCACGGCCCAGCAGCGGCTTGGCGACGTAGCCGGCGGTCGCCGCGAGGTCGCGCGGGCCGTCGAGGTACGCGGGCAGCAGGTGGGGGTGGCCGGGGTTCAGTTCCCACAGGACGGCCAGCAGCGCCTTGTTGCTGAGGAGCATCTTCCAGGCGGGCTCGATCCACAGGGTGCTGCCGGTGCCGCCGCCGTTGTCGAGGGTGTCGAGGACGTGGCCGGCGAAGCGGTCGGTGGTGAGCCATTCCCAGGGGTAGAGCTTGAAGCAGCTGCGGATGAAGCGGAGTTGTCCGTCGACGAAACGGCCGGACAGCGGGTCGAAGCCGATCTCCTCCATGGAGATCCAGTCGGTGTCCAGGCCGGCCTGCTCGGCGGTCTCCTTGAGGTAGGCGACCGTCATCAGGTCCTCGCCGAGCTCGTCGGCCGAGGAGTGCGCGAAGTACAGGGGGTTACCGGGCGGGAGCAGCGCGGCCTGCTTCTTCCAGGCGGCGACCAGGCGTTCGTGCAGGGAGTTCCACTGGTCGGCGCCGGGGAAGCGCTCCTCCATCCAGAACCACTGGGGGGAGGCGGCCTCGACCAGGGAGGTGGGGGTGTCGGCGTTGTACTCCAGGAGCTTCGCCGGGCCCGTCCCGTCGTAGCGGAGGTCGAACCGGCCGTAGACGGAGGGGAGTTCGGCGCGCCGCTGCCAGGCCTCGGCGACCGCCGCGGCGACGGGCGGGTCGGTGATGCCGAGGTCGGCGAGGCGGCCGGCGTCCACCAGGTGCTCGGCCGCGGCCAGGCACAGGGCGTGCAGTTCCTCGACGGTCTCCTCCAGCGCCTCGACCTCGTCGAGGGTGAAGGCGTAGTACGCGCTCTCGTCCCAGTAGGGGCGCAGGCTGCCGTCGGGGTGACGGGTGAGGGGGTAGACGAGGCCCTGTTCCTCGACGGTCCGCTGCCAGCCGGGGCGGGGTTCGACGGTGTGACGTCGCATGGGTGACGGTGTCCTGTTCAGCCGCTCGGTCGTCGGGTCGTCGGGTCGTCCGGTCGCTCAGCCGCCGGAGCTGCCCTTGTGGCTGCCGCCGCCGTCGCCGCCGAAACCGCCGCGGTCCACGCCGCTGCCGCCGCCGCTGCTCGACCCGCTGGAACCGCCGGACCCCTTGCCCGGCTTGCCGAGGGAGCCGCCGTCGACCCAGGAGCCCTTCTTGTTGCCGCCGTAGTACCAGACGCCGTGCGACGTGCTCTTGGAGGACTTGCAGTTCTTGTCGGCGACGACCTCGTACCCCTTGGCGAGGGTGTAGCTGTCACGGTCGACGCAGCGCTTGTCCGGGTCGGAGGAGCAGGCGGTGAGGGCGGTGGCGAGCAGCCCCACTCCCCCCAGCACGACCGTGCCCGAACGAAGTCGTCGACGCGTTTCCGCCATGTCCGTGTCTCCCCCTGGTCGCGTCGCCCGTACGGCGATTTCCGGTCGACAGCCTAGACATCGGGGTGAGGGCGATCGAAGGCGGCCCGGCGGCGGCCCGCTCGCCTACAGTCCGTTTCGTGCTCTTGGGAATGGTGTGTGCGCTCGGTGCGGCGGTCTGCTTCGGCGCGGCGACGGTGTTGCAGGCGATGGCGGCGCGGGCGGCTGCCGCCGAGTCGGGCGCGGGGGGCGGTCGCGGCGGGGACGCGGCGCTGCTGTTGCGGGCCGTGCGGCAGTGGCGGTACCTGGCGGGGCTGGGGCTGGACGGGCTGGGGTTCGTGTTCCAGATCGTCGCGCTGCGGTCGGTGCCGATCTACGCCGTGGGGGCGGCCCTCGCGTCGAGCCTCGCGGTGACGGCGGTGGTCGCCGCGCGGCTGCTGCACGTGCGGCTGAGCCGGATCGAGTGGGCGGCCGTGGCGGTGGTGTGCGCGGGGCTGGCGATGCTGGGGCTGGCCTCCGGAGCGGAGGGCGAGGAGAGCGGGCCGGCCGCCCTGCCGTGGGCGATGCTCGGCGCGGCGGTGGCGATGCTGGGGCTGGGACTGGTCGGCGGGCGGCTGCCGGAACGGGGGCGGGCGCTGGTGCTGGGCCTGGGCGCGGGGTGCGGGTTCGGGGTGGTGGAGGTGGCGGTGCGGTTGATCGACTCGGTGTCCCCGGTGGAACTGCTGACGGACCCGGCCCTCTACGCGCTGCTGCTGGGCGGCGGGGCCGCGTTCCTGCTGCTGACCACGGCCCTGCAGCGGGGGTCGGTGACGACGGCCACGGCGGGAATGGTGATCGGGGAGACGATCGGGCCGGCGCTGGTGGGTGTGGTGTGGCTGGGCGACCGCACCCGGGAGGGGCTGGCGTGGCTGGCGGTGCTGGGCTTCGCGGTCGCCGTCGCGGGCGCGTTGGCGCTCGCCCGGTTCGGGGAGGCGCCGGAAACGGCGCCGCCTTCGGAATGAAGGTCGTCCGGCGACCTCGGCCGACCGTCCGGTGATCAACCGGACGCGCAGCCGGTTCTTTTCTTTTCGATTCCGTCCGCAGAGGTGACGAGACCCGCCGAAAGCCTCTTTTCGGACAGCGGGGCGACGGCGGCAAAAGTTTGGAGGACCTGTGAACGCAAGCGCTCTCTGACGCGTACTCGACGGCGTGACCAGTAATCCCGTCACCGTCACCGCCGCTTATCACGTGGTGCCGGGCCGAGAGGCCGACTTTCATTCCTGGGGATGGGGCATGTTGGGCGCGAGCGCACAGCAGCCCGGATTCCTGGGAGGTGGTGTACTCGTCGACGAAGGGGCGGAATGGCATGTGGTCTATCGCTTCGTCAGCGAAGGCGCGGCGCGCGCCTGGGAGGACTCGGCCGCCCGGTTGCGGTGGGACGCCCGGACGCAGGGCATCGCCCGGCAGACGGACCGCCGCAGCGTGCGGGGTTCGAAGGCGTGGTTCGACGCCCAGGCTCCCGCGCCGAAGCCGCCCGCCCCGCCGGGCCCGCCGTCGAAATGGAAGTTGTGGTTCGTGAATATGAGCGCCGTTTTCCCGCCGGTGCTCCTCTTCAATCTCATCGTGCTTCCTTATCTCGGCGGACTCAATCCTTTCGTGCGCACGCTGCTGCTGTGTCTGTGCGTGACGGCCCTCGTCACCTGGATTCTCATGCCCCGCCTCCAGCGTTTCTTCAAGAAATGGCTGTATCCACCGCTCCAGGCACTCCGCGGTCGGCACAAACGCACCGCGTAGTCCAGAGAACGACCCTAGGGAGGTGGGCGGGTGAAAACCCTGCTCATCGACAATTACGACTCGTACACGTACAACCTGTTCCAGCTGATCGCCGAGGTCAACGGCGAGGAGCCGGTGGTGATCCTCAACGACGCCCCGGTGGACGCCGTCCCCGACCTCACGGCGTTCGACAACGTGGTGGTGTCGCCGGGCCCCGGGCATCCGGCGAAGGCCCGTGACTTCGGCATCAGCGCCCGCGTGCTGGCCGAGTCCCCGCTGCCGGTGCTCGGCGTCTGCCTCGGCCACCAGGGCATCGCGCTCGGGGAGGGCGGCCAGGTGTCGGCCGCACCGCAGCCCCGGCACGGTCATCTGTCGGCCGTCCGGCACGACGAGCGGGACCTGTTCCAGGGGCTGCCCCAGAACTTCACCGCCGTCCGCTACCACTCGCTGGCCGTGCGCGAGCCGCTGCCCGACTCCCTGGAGGCCACGGCCTGGGCGGAGGACGGCGTCCTGATGGGTCTGCGCCACCGCGAACGGCCGCTGTGGGGCGTGCAGTTCCACCCGGAGTCGGTGCTCACCGAGTACGGCCACCGGATGCTGGTGAACTTCCGCAACCTCACGGCCGAGCGGGCCCGCAAGACGCGGACGAAGAACACCGCGGTCACGCCCGCGGCAGCCGCGATGCCGCAGCAGCGGGTGACCGTCCCCGGCCCGCGCCGGGCGAGCGGGCCCTCCTACCGGCTGCACACCCGCCGCATCGCCGTGGCGATCGACGCGGAGGCCGCCTTCACCCGGCTGCACGCGGACGCGCCCCGGGCGTTCTGGCTGGACAGCTCCCGGGTCGAGCGCGGTCTGTCCCGCTTCTCGTTCTTCGGCGACGACAGCGGTCCGCTCGCCGAGTTCGTACGGTACGACGTCGAGGCCGGGCGCTGCGAGATCGAGCGGGCCGGACGGCCGACGCGCAAGGTCCGGGCGAGCGTCTTCGACTATCTCAAGCGGCAGCTCGCCAACCGCCGGGTCGACGCCACCGGCCTGCCCTTCGACTTCACCGGCGGTTACGTCGGCTACTTCGGCTACGAGACGAAGGCCGACTGCGGCTCCCCGAACCGGCACCGTTCCACCGTCCCGGACGCCTGCTGGCTGTTCGCCGACCGGCTGGTCGCGGTGGACCACCAGGAGGGCTTCACCTACGCCGTCTGCCTGGCCGAGGACACCCCGCAGGCCGCCCTGGAGGCCGCCGACTGGCTCGAGGGCACGCTGGCCCGGCTCACCTCGCTGCCCGCGGAGTCCGACCGGGCGCGGCCCGCGGCTGCGGGGCCGTCGACGCAGGCGGACCTCGGGGCCGTCGAACCGTGGCTGGTGCGGGACCGGGAGACCTACCTCGCGGACATCGCGGCCTGCCGGCGGGAGCTCGCGGCGGGCGTCAGCTACGAGATCTGCCTGACCGACGCCGCCCGTCTGCCCGCACCGGCCGACGCCCTCGCCTTCTACCGGACGCTGCGCCGCGTCAACCCCGCCCCGTACGCGGCCTTCCTGCGATTCGGCGACCTCGACGTGGCCGGCTCCTCACCGGAGCGGTTCCTGCGGATCACCCGGGACGGGGTCGCCGAGGCCAAGCCCATCAAGGGCACCGCGCCGCGCGGCGCCGATCCGCTGGAGGACGCCCGGCTGCGGGACGCGCTGGCGGCCGACGCCAAGACGCGCGCCGAGAACCTGATGATCGTCGACCTGCTCCGCAACGACCTGGGACGGGTCTGCCGGACCGGCACCGTGCGGGTCTCCCGGCTCATGGCCGCCGAGACGTACGCGACCGTGCACCAGCTCGTCTCCACCGTGGAGGGACGGCTGCGCGAAGGCACCGACGCGGTGGACTGCGTGCGCGCCTGCTTCCCCGGCGGCTCGATGACCGGCGCGCCGAAGCTGCGCACGATGGAGATCATCGACGAACTGGAGACCCAGGCTCGCGGCGTGTACGCGGGCGCGCTCGGCTATCTGGGCTGCAGCGGCGGCGCGGACCTGAACATCGTCATCCGCACCGCGGTCCTCGCCGACGGCTCGATGCAGCTGGGGGCCGGGGGAGCGATCGTCCTCGGCTCCGATCCGGTCGCCGAGTACGACGAGATGCTGCTGAAGACGGCCGCGCAGATGCGGGCCCTGCGGGAGGACGCCGGTGGCGGGGCCGCGGCCTCGCAGCCGGGCCCCGCCACCGCCGAGGAGGCCGCCCGATGACGACGCGACGCCCCACCACGGCTCCCCGGGCCACTCCGGCTCTCCGGGTCACGACAGCTCCCCGGGTCACGACGGTGTCCCCCGCCGAGGCGGCCGCGCACGCCCCGGCCGTGCCCCGGCCGAGGCGCAACGGCGACACGCCCGGCAACCTGGCCGCGCAGTTGGCCGACCTCGCCGAGCGGCGGGGCTGGGCCGGGCGGGCCGCGTTCCACCAGGGACACCGGCACTGGACCCACGGCGAGGTGCACGATCTCGGAGCCCGGGCGGCCGGGGTGCTCGCGCACCACGGGGTGCGGGCCGGCGACCGGGTGCTGCTCGCGCTGCCCGACGGCGTGGCGTGGGTGGCGGCCTTCCTCGGCGTCGCCCGGCTCGGGGCCGTCGCCGTCCTGGTCAACCCCGAACTGCCCGCCGCCGAGCACGCGTTCATGGCCGAGGACACCGAAGCCGTGCTCTGTCTGACGGGGCCCGGCCTGGAGGACCGCTTCGCCGGCCGGGCACGGCTCGGCGCCGACGAACTCCTCGCACTGGCCCCCGCCGCCGAGCCGGCCGCCGTCCACCCGGTCGACGCGCACGCGCCGCTGTACGTGCAGTACACCTCCGGCACCACGGGCCGCCCGAAGGGCGTCGTGCACGCGCACGGCGACCCGAAGGCGTACCACGACCTGATCGGCCGGCGGCTGCTCGGGATCACCGAGGAGGACGTCACCCTGTCGGTGTCGAAGCTGTACTTCGCGTACGGCTTCGGCAACGCCTTCGTCTTCCCGCTGTTCTCCGGGTCGTCAGCCGTCCTGGTGGACCGCCGTCCGACGCCCGCCGCCGTCGACGAGCTCGTCGCCCGGCACCGGGTCACCCTCCTCTACTCGGTGCCCTCGGCCTACGCGGCGCTGGTCGCCGACCGGGGCAGCGGGCACGGGGACTGCTTCGCCTCGGTGCGCGCCGCGGTGTCGGCCGGCGAGGGCCTGCCGGACGGGCTCGGCGTCCGGGTCGGCGAACTGCTCGGCGCGCCCGTGCTGGAGCAGATCGGCTCCACCGAGGCCGGTCACGCCTTCTGCGCCAACAGCCTCGGCCACGACCGTCCCGGCACCGTCGGGCGTCCCGTGCCGGGGTTCGAGGTGGAGCTGCGCGACCGGGCCGGGCGGCCGGTGCCGGACGGCGCGGAAGGGGAGATGTGGGTGCGCGGGCCGACGCTGACGTCCGGCTACCTGAACCGGCCGGAGGAGACCGCGCGCACCCTGGTCGGCGGCTGGCTGGCCACCCACGACCGGGCCCGCCGCGAACCGGACGGCTCCTACCGGCATCTGGGCCGCACCGACGACATGGAGATGGTCGGCGGGATCACCGTCTCCCCGCTGGAGGTGGAGGCCGTGCTGCGCACCCGTCCGGCGGTGCGCGAGGTCGCGGTCGCCGCCGTCACGGACGGGCTCGGCTCCAGCCGGCTGCGCGCCTTCGTGGTCCCCGCCGGCCCGGTCGCCGCCGGCCTCGAGGACGACCTCCTCGCCCTGGCCCGCGAGCACCTCGCCGCCTTCAAGGTGCCCAGGAGCGTCAGCTTCGTGACGTCCCTGCCGCGCACCGCCACCGGAAAGCTCCGCCGCCACCTGGTCCGCCAGGGGGCGTGGTGACCCCCACGGGTCCCCGCCGCACGGCCGAAAGGAACAGTCACATGTCGCAGCAACGCCTGCTCGCCGACCGCGGGTTCTATCTGGGCCCCCTGTTCCGGCGGGCGGCCGACCGGCACGGCGCCGTGTTCGTCACCCTGGACCGGCCGCTGGACACCCACCCCGGCCTCGGCGTCGACCTCGACTACACGGTCCTCGCCGACGTGGTCGAGGAGCTGTCGGGCCGGCTGTGGGCGGCCGGTGTGCGGCCCTCCGAGCAGGTGGCCCTGCACAAGACGGACAACGTCGACATCGTGCTGCTGACCTGCGCGATCTCCCGCATCGGCGCGGTGCCCGTACTGCTCTCCCCCGGACTCGCGGGCCCGGTCGTCGGACAGCTGCTGGAACGGCTGCGGGAGCCCTGGCTGATCACCGACAGAGCCAAACTGGAGGGCCCGCTCAAGGGCGTCGGGGTGCGCGTGCGCAGGACCCTGTCCGTCGACGACGCGCCCGGCGCCGAGCCGCTGGGCGGGTTCACCGCCGACGGGCCTCCCGCGCCCGTGCGACTGCACCCCCGAGAGCCCGCGCTGATCACCCACAGCTCCGGCACCACCGGTGTCCCCAAGCTGGCCGTGCACTGCCCGAACACCATGTGGAACCGGCTGGTCCCG includes:
- a CDS encoding YihY/virulence factor BrkB family protein, whose protein sequence is MDWLRKLPGIGPAVARLMATHAWRSYERLDRVKWTRLAAAMTFVSFVALFPLLTVAAAVAAATLGESRQQELQDKIVDQVPGISDQIDVNGLVENAGTVGSIAAAVLLLTGIGWVGQMRDCLRAVWELPDKDENPVLAKVKDAGVLLGLGGALLLTLAISTVASALVGWVTDELGIDQAGWGSVLLRSAAFAVAVLADFLLLLYVLTLLPGVEPGRRRLVVAAFIGAVGFELLKLLLSGYMQGVAAKSMYGAFGVPIALLLWINFTAKLVLFCAAWTATGGTPDDPRDIDVSDDVVPGPAAASGG
- a CDS encoding decaprenylphospho-beta-D-erythro-pentofuranosid-2-ulose 2-reductase, producing MKDAFGLPQSLLVLGGTSETALATVRRLIARRTRTVWLAGRPSPALESAAAKLRLLGADVRTVPFDALDPESHESALGKVFAEGDVDLVLLAFGVLGDQANDEREPAAAVRVAQTNYTGAVSAGLICALALQEQGHGSLVVFSSVAAERARRSDFIYGSSKAGLDVFAQGLGDALHGTGVHVMVVRPGFVRTKGTAGRAGAPLSTTPEAVAVAVELGLRRRSETVWAPASLRAVTSALRHLPRGLFRRLPL
- a CDS encoding 2'-5' RNA ligase family protein gives rise to the protein MGTVTIGVSIAVPEPHGSLLQERRAGFGDAAAHGIPTHVTLLPPTEIEAGALPAVEAHLTEVAAAGRPFPMRLSGTGTFRPLSPVVYLRVVQGAETCARLQQRIREASGPLVRELQFPYHPHVTVAHGIDEAAMDRAFEELAGYEAEWPCTGFALAEQGADGVWRKLREFPFGGTVVPPQAAHVDRGSLPAR
- the trpS gene encoding tryptophan--tRNA ligase, producing the protein MASDRPRVLSGIQPTAGSFHLGNYLGAVRQWVALQESHDAFYMVVDLHAITVPQDPKELGANTRLAAAQLLAAGLDPERCTLFVQSHVPEHAQLAWVMNCLTGFGEASRMTQFKDKSARQGADRASVGLFTYPILQVADILLYQAHEVPVGEDQRQHIELTRDLAERFNGRYGETFTIPKPYILRETAKIYDLQDPSIKMSKSASTPKGLINLLDEPKATAKKVRSAVTDTDTVIRYDTENKPGVSNLLTILSTLTGRSVPELEHSYEGKLYGALKTDLADVVVDFVTPFRDRTQQYLDDPETLDSILAKGAEKARAVAAETLSRTYERMGFLPAKH
- a CDS encoding glycine hydroxymethyltransferase; translation: MPENSAPLSTESAAFRAALDVVRAVEPRVADAIGQELADQREMLKLIASENYASPATLLAMGNWFSDKYAEGTVGRRFYAGCRNVDTVESLAAEHARELFGARHAYVQPHSGIDANLVAFWAVLADRVEAPFLERTGVRQVNDLSEADWAELRQAFGNQRMLGMSLDAGGHLTHGFRPNISGKMFDQRSYGTDPATGLIDYDALRTTAREFKPMIIVAGYSAYPRLVNFRIMREIADEVGATLMVDMAHFAGLVAGKVLTGDFDPVPHAQIVTTTTHKSLRGPRGGMVLCDDSLKDQVDRGCPMVLGGPLPHVMAAKAVALAEARQPSFQDYARRIVDNSRALAEGLTRRGATLVTGGTDNHLNLIDVASSYGLTGRQAEAALLDSGIVTNRNAIPADPNGAWYTSGIRIGTPALTTRGLGTAEMDEVAALIDRVLTAAEPGTTKSGAPSKASHVLDGKIADEISRRATDLVAGFPLYPEIDLG
- a CDS encoding glutathionylspermidine synthase family protein; translation: MRRHTVEPRPGWQRTVEEQGLVYPLTRHPDGSLRPYWDESAYYAFTLDEVEALEETVEELHALCLAAAEHLVDAGRLADLGITDPPVAAAVAEAWQRRAELPSVYGRFDLRYDGTGPAKLLEYNADTPTSLVEAASPQWFWMEERFPGADQWNSLHERLVAAWKKQAALLPPGNPLYFAHSSADELGEDLMTVAYLKETAEQAGLDTDWISMEEIGFDPLSGRFVDGQLRFIRSCFKLYPWEWLTTDRFAGHVLDTLDNGGGTGSTLWIEPAWKMLLSNKALLAVLWELNPGHPHLLPAYLDGPRDLAATAGYVAKPLLGREGAGVTIHEKGADPVVRDDEPCCYQQLAPLPAFDGNHVVLGAWVVDGEPAGLGIRESAGLITDEYARFVPHVIL
- a CDS encoding antibiotic biosynthesis monooxygenase, whose amino-acid sequence is MTSNPVTVTAAYHVVPGREADFHSWGWGMLGASAQQPGFLGGGVLVDEGAEWHVVYRFVSEGAARAWEDSAARLRWDARTQGIARQTDRRSVRGSKAWFDAQAPAPKPPAPPGPPSKWKLWFVNMSAVFPPVLLFNLIVLPYLGGLNPFVRTLLLCLCVTALVTWILMPRLQRFFKKWLYPPLQALRGRHKRTA